Genomic segment of Corvus moneduloides isolate bCorMon1 chromosome 14, bCorMon1.pri, whole genome shotgun sequence:
GAAGAGTTGCTGAGAAGGCTACACCAAGTTAAAGAAGGTCCGCCACAGCAAAACAGTGATGAGAATAGAGGTATATACAGTATTTGTGAAAACTCTTAACTTTAGCACCCCGTACGGACCTTAACTTGAGTGCAGGAGTGGAACAAGTTAAGCCTAGGCAGGTGCAAGGTGAGCTTTGTTTCGAAACTCAGTGAACCTTATGTCTGATATCTGCTGCAGAGGTCAGTTTGGGACAGATTTCGTTCATAACACATCTCTTACTTCTATCAAAACAAAGTTTCATTtaggtttatttctttttttatttcatttttttaaagagtacCTTCCTGTCTGCTCCCTTCTGGGATGCTTTTTGGCAATCCCTCTTTTTTAATTCACCATTCTTCCAAAGATGCTGCATTGCTTTTGTTGTCACCCTTCTGTAGAAATTGGTGGGGGATGCTCGGAGCTGACCAGTGGGGTTCATTCTTCTGTGAGACAGAGTTGCTATAAAGCTCTGCAGGTGAAGGCTCAGGGCAAACTTGATTCTCTGTTTCATGGTCGATAGATCACTTAATtgtttggaaaggaaaacacagaatattGATGTGTTATGATGCCTGACATGTGACTTTCCATTTACTTACGATAGAAAATACGTGTTCTTTTGATGACCTGTTTGCTCTGTGGTGGCTGCAGCCTATCTGTCCATATTAGAGCAATGTCCACTCCTGCTCCCTTAGAAGAGCTCTGGTAGTTACAGAATTGTCTCGCTGCCTATGAAACTGCAGTAGCACTTGGTAGGATTCAGCACTTCTAAATTGTCACTTGTTAAGCAATTATGTTCTTGGAAAAGATGGCTCCAAAATTAGCTCAGTACTCTAATTTTGGTAGTTCCCTGTCTTTTTCACAGGTGCAGAGTCCGCAGAAGATGTTTCAAATGGAGATTCTATAATAGACTGGCTTAATTCAGTCCGACAGACTGGAAATACAACACGAAGTGGGCAGCGAGGAAACCAGTCCTGGAGAGCAGTGAGCCGGACTAACCCAAATAGTGGCGACTTCAGATTCAGTTTGGAAATAAATGTCAACCGTAATAATGGGAACACGAATCCAGAAACTGAGAATGAGCCATCTGTAGAGCCTTCCAATGGGGAGGATTTGGAAAACAGCCAAAGTGACTCTGAAATTCCAAGGTCTGAATCACCATCTGTAAGGCAGCCTGGATCAGAAAGGAGCAGTGCGGAGGAGCTGACGGCTGAGGAGGCTTCCCCTCCTAGAGGGCAGAGGAGAGCCAGGAGTAGGAGTCCAGAACAGCGGCGGACGCGGGCTAGGACTGATAGAAGTAGGTCACCTATTAATGCAGTGAGTGAGGCCCCTCGCAGGTCTCATCACAACACATCATCTCAAACACTTGACCACTCCTCAGCGAGCGAGGCTGAGGGCAGCTCTAGAACTAGGCAGCACGTGACGTTAAGGCAGCACACAGTGGGGACTGAGGTGCCAAGTGAAAATGCAGTTCTGTTTTCCCCCCCTGAAACGAGGCCTGCTCCTCAAGCAGCAGGTTCTTCAGAAAGTACCGGCACCAGTGAGTCCGCGGCTCCTGGGCAGAGGCCTCCCACCATAGTGCTTGACCTCCAGGTGAGAAGAGTTCGCCCGGGAGAGTACCGGCAAAGGGACAGCATAGCCAACAGGACCCGCTCCCGGTCCCAGACCCCCAACAACACGGTCACCTACGAGAGCGAGCGCGGAGGCTTCCGGCGCACGTTCTCCCGCTCGGAGCGGGCTGGAGTGAGAACTTACGTCAGCACCATTAGGATTCCCATCCGCAGGATCTTAAACACAGGCCTGAGCGAGACTACGTCAGTCGCCATCCAGACCATGCTGAGGCAGATCATGACGGGCTTCGGGGAGCTCAGTTACTTCATGTACAGTGATAGCGATGCAGATCCCAGTGGGCCAGCTCCCAATCAGAACGTGGAGACTTCTGAGCTGCAGAGTGGAGGTGGGGGCACCTCGGGCAGTGAGAATGCAGATGTTAGCTCGGGGGAGGTGTACGAGGGTGGGCACGAGGCTAGCTCAACATCTGGTGCCAGGCGGGAAGGCCGGAATACGAGGGGATCGGTCACTTTTGAAGAAAGCGGTTCTCTACCATTCCTTAGCCTTGCACAGTTTTTCCTACTCAACGAAGATGATGACGACCAACCAAGAGGACTCACCAAAGAACAAATTGACAACCTAGCCATGAGGAATTTTGGTGAGAGCGACGCTCTGAAAACCTGCAGCGTGTGCATCACAGAGTACACGGAGGGCAACAAGCTCCGCAAGCTGCCGTGCTCGCATGAGTACCACGTGCACTGCATCGACCGCTGGCTGTCGGAGAACTCCACCTGCCCCATCTGCCGCAGAGCAGTCTTAGCTTCTGGGAACAGAGAGAGCGTT
This window contains:
- the RLIM gene encoding E3 ubiquitin-protein ligase RLIM isoform X1, translated to MESSDSSDKGSIDQSEAQRQSQLDRLDREEAFYQFVNNLSEEDYRLMRDNNLLGTPGEITEEELLRRLHQVKEGPPQQNSDENRGAESAEDVSNGDSIIDWLNSVRQTGNTTRSGQRGNQSWRAVSRTNPNSGDFRFSLEINVNRNNGNTNPETENEPSVEPSNGEDLENSQSDSEIPRSESPSVRQPGSERSSAEELTAEEASPPRGQRRARSRSPEQRRTRARTDRSRSPINAVSEAPRRSHHNTSSQTLDHSSASEAEGSSRTRQHVTLRQHTVGTEVPSENAVLFSPPETRPAPQAAGSSESTGTSESAAPGQRPPTIVLDLQVRRVRPGEYRQRDSIANRTRSRSQTPNNTVTYESERGGFRRTFSRSERAGVRTYVSTIRIPIRRILNTGLSETTSVAIQTMLRQIMTGFGELSYFMYSDSDADPSGPAPNQNVETSELQSGGGGTSGSENADVSSGEVYEGGHEASSTSGARREGRNTRGSVTFEESGSLPFLSLAQFFLLNEDDDDQPRGLTKEQIDNLAMRNFGESDALKTCSVCITEYTEGNKLRKLPCSHEYHVHCIDRWLSENSTCPICRRAVLASGNRESVV
- the RLIM gene encoding E3 ubiquitin-protein ligase RLIM isoform X2 — encoded protein: MESSDSSDKGSIDQSEAQRQSQLDRLDREEAFYQFVNNLSEEDYRLMRDNNLLGTPGAESAEDVSNGDSIIDWLNSVRQTGNTTRSGQRGNQSWRAVSRTNPNSGDFRFSLEINVNRNNGNTNPETENEPSVEPSNGEDLENSQSDSEIPRSESPSVRQPGSERSSAEELTAEEASPPRGQRRARSRSPEQRRTRARTDRSRSPINAVSEAPRRSHHNTSSQTLDHSSASEAEGSSRTRQHVTLRQHTVGTEVPSENAVLFSPPETRPAPQAAGSSESTGTSESAAPGQRPPTIVLDLQVRRVRPGEYRQRDSIANRTRSRSQTPNNTVTYESERGGFRRTFSRSERAGVRTYVSTIRIPIRRILNTGLSETTSVAIQTMLRQIMTGFGELSYFMYSDSDADPSGPAPNQNVETSELQSGGGGTSGSENADVSSGEVYEGGHEASSTSGARREGRNTRGSVTFEESGSLPFLSLAQFFLLNEDDDDQPRGLTKEQIDNLAMRNFGESDALKTCSVCITEYTEGNKLRKLPCSHEYHVHCIDRWLSENSTCPICRRAVLASGNRESVV